The region ATATCTTTGGCGACTTCGGTGATATCTTCAGTGAATTTTTCGGAGGCGGAGGTGGTGGCGGTAGCCGCGGTGGTGGAAGACGGTCCGGTCCTCAAAGGGGATCGGATCTCCGTTATAATTTAGAAGTTAGTTTAGAAGATGCCGCTCTTGGAAAAGAATATAAAATTGAAATTCCAAGACTGGAAACCTGTGTGGATTGTTCTGGTTCCGGAGCCTCCAAAGGATCTTCACCTACAGTTTGTCCTGATTGTTCGGGAACAGGCCAAGTACGAAGAACCCAAGGTTTCTTTAGTGTGACAACCACTTGCCCTCGTTGTAAAGGAAAAGGAAAGGTTATTTCCAATCCTTGTAAAACTTGTAAAGGTGAGGGCCTAACAGAGAAAAGACGAACCATTCATATTAAAATCCCTGCCGGTGTTGAATCGGGTAGCCGACTCAAAGTTTCTGGGGAAGGGGAGTCTGGCCCGAACGGTGGACCAAGTGGTGATTTGTATGTAGTCACACATATCAAAAAACACCCAACCTTTGAACGCCAAGGAAACGATTTAATTGTTCAAAAAACAATTTCATTGTCCATGGCTTGCCTTGGTGGGGAGATTGAAGTGCCTTCCATTGACGGAAAGACCATCAACTTGAAAATTCCAGAAGGAACAGAGAGTGGACAAATCTTCCGATTGAAAGGACACGGAATCCCATACCTTGGTTCTTATGGCAAAGGGGACCAACACGTAATCATTAAAGTAGAAATTCCTAAGAAACTTTCTAAAAAACAGAGAGAACTGATGGAAGAATTTGCCCGTGAGTCCGGCGAAAAGGTCGGCAGTGGCGGAAAATCTAAGTTGTTTTTCCGCTGAACTTTTGGAGTATTGAGAGCATCTATGGATAAAAAAGTCCGACTCGGAGTCATTGGTACTGGTCATATGGGCCAATACCACGTAAACGTTGCTAAACAGCTTTCTGATGCTGAACTCATCGGAATATTTGATGCCAGCTTGGAACGCGCCAATCAAATTGCTGAAAAACATAAAACAAAAGCGTTTCCTACAATTGAAGAATTGTTGGCAGAAACAGATGCTTTGGTTATCGCTGCACCAACGTTCCTTCATCACAAGATCGCAAAACAGGCATTAGCTGCAAAGAAACATGTTTTGGTTGAAAAACCAATTTCACAAACTGTGGAAGAAGCAAAAGAACTAGTGGCTTTAGCAAAACAAAACAATTTGATTTTGCAAGTTGGGCACGTGGAAAGGTTTAATGGAGCAGTTTTGGAACTGGGAAAAATTGCTGAACATCCACTCCTCATTGAATCCAGAAGGATTGCACCTTACAACAGTCGTATCACTGACGTCGGTGTGGTTTTGGATATGATGATTCACGACATTGACATTGTTTTGAACTTGGTAAAGTCTGAAGTGAAAGAAGTGAAGGCTGTTGGATCTTCTGTTGTATCGAATCACGAAGATATTGCAAGTGTGGTTTTAACTTTTGCGAATGGATGTGTTGCTTCTCTTAACGCATCTCGTGCTTCCCAAGCAAAAATTAGAACACTTAATATTTCTCAAAAAGATTCTTATGTATTTTTAGATTTTACCAACCAAGAAATTGAGTTACATAGACAAGCAAGTTCAACAACTCAACTCGGAAGTGGAGAAATCAAATACCGACAAGAATCTATCGTGGAAAAAATCTTTGTTCACAAAGACAATCCACTCAAACAGGAACATGAACACTTTGTTAAATGTATCAAAGGAGAATCCGATCCCATGGTGAAGGGTGATTCTGATATTAAAACGTTAGAAGTGGCTTATAAAATCCTGGAAGAGATTCACGGAAAAAAATAATGACAAATATTCCTGATTCAACTCGCGGAAAGTTACTGATTTCCAATTCTAGTGTGATTCAGGATTTTTTTCACAAATCCGTTGTCCTTATGGTAGATCATGATGATGACGGGGCTTTTGGTTTGGTTTTAAATAAACCCACTGACCAAACCATGGAATCACTGATCAAAAATCTTCCAGATACAGTTTATGCCAACAAACAAGTGTTTTCTGGTGGCCCAGTGGACAATATGTTCGTATCAATCCTTCACAACGGAAAACAAACAGAAGATCCGGGTGTAGAAATTGTTCCTGGCATTTATATGGCCAGAAGTTTTGATACAATGATCGAAGTTTTATCTTCTGATCAAATTCAGTTTCGTGTTCTGCAAGGATATGCAGGTTGGTCTTCCGGCCAATTAGAAAGCGAATTTGAAAGATTATCTTGGGTTGTTTCCGATTTAGTAGATGAATCTGTTGTTTTTAGTGAAGGTGAGTCTGAGGTTGTTTGGCGAGAGGCCCTTCGCAACAAAGGTGGAATCTACAAATACTTTGTTGACCATACAAAAGATCCATCTCTCAATTGATTCAAACTTAGAATCACTGATATGAAACTATCATCCAAAAAGATTGTGCTTTCTTCTGGTTCCTCTCCTTTAGGAAAGGAACTGTTGCCGCTACTACTTTCGGAAGGTGCACTCGTTGTTGTGGGAGATTCAAACCCAGAAGAAATTCCCAACCATCCAAATCTTCAAAAATATAAAATTGATACAACCAAACCGGAACAGATGGAACGTTTGATTGAATCGGCCATCGAAACTTTAG is a window of Leptospira kanakyensis DNA encoding:
- a CDS encoding Gfo/Idh/MocA family protein yields the protein MDKKVRLGVIGTGHMGQYHVNVAKQLSDAELIGIFDASLERANQIAEKHKTKAFPTIEELLAETDALVIAAPTFLHHKIAKQALAAKKHVLVEKPISQTVEEAKELVALAKQNNLILQVGHVERFNGAVLELGKIAEHPLLIESRRIAPYNSRITDVGVVLDMMIHDIDIVLNLVKSEVKEVKAVGSSVVSNHEDIASVVLTFANGCVASLNASRASQAKIRTLNISQKDSYVFLDFTNQEIELHRQASSTTQLGSGEIKYRQESIVEKIFVHKDNPLKQEHEHFVKCIKGESDPMVKGDSDIKTLEVAYKILEEIHGKK
- a CDS encoding YqgE/AlgH family protein, with the translated sequence MPDSTRGKLLISNSSVIQDFFHKSVVLMVDHDDDGAFGLVLNKPTDQTMESLIKNLPDTVYANKQVFSGGPVDNMFVSILHNGKQTEDPGVEIVPGIYMARSFDTMIEVLSSDQIQFRVLQGYAGWSSGQLESEFERLSWVVSDLVDESVVFSEGESEVVWREALRNKGGIYKYFVDHTKDPSLN
- the dnaJ gene encoding molecular chaperone DnaJ gives rise to the protein MSDRGYYEVLGVSKGASDDEIKSAYRKLAIKYHPDKNKGDKEAEEKFKEATEAYEVLRDAQKRAAYDQFGKAGVNAGAGGGYGAGAYTDFSDIFGDFGDIFSEFFGGGGGGGSRGGGRRSGPQRGSDLRYNLEVSLEDAALGKEYKIEIPRLETCVDCSGSGASKGSSPTVCPDCSGTGQVRRTQGFFSVTTTCPRCKGKGKVISNPCKTCKGEGLTEKRRTIHIKIPAGVESGSRLKVSGEGESGPNGGPSGDLYVVTHIKKHPTFERQGNDLIVQKTISLSMACLGGEIEVPSIDGKTINLKIPEGTESGQIFRLKGHGIPYLGSYGKGDQHVIIKVEIPKKLSKKQRELMEEFARESGEKVGSGGKSKLFFR